In the Melanotaenia boesemani isolate fMelBoe1 chromosome 14, fMelBoe1.pri, whole genome shotgun sequence genome, TCGTTAAGGCGCTCATCCTCGTCCTTCTGTAtttactgctttaaaaaaaatctgacaaattTTCTCTACCAGTGTCTGAGTGACCCACCCCACTCAACTCTTTCCATACTTTACCCTGGCTTCTGTTTGGCTGTAGAAAGCAGGCACAGCTGTTTATGTAAAGTGTAGCTTCTGTTGGGAGCAGCACCAGAACTTTAACATCTGGAAAAATCTGGGGTTCTTGCAACCAGATGTCTGCTTTcagacctttttttattttttattttttatatgctCTGTTCTCTTCTAGCCACAACTCTATTGTTCATCTTAGCTCATAAATCACTGATTTTCTAAACGGAGtataaaatacaatttattttggCTGCAAACTTTTAATGAAGTTGTCACTACATTGGCTCAAATTGATCCAACACCATTTTATGACCAACAAATAGTTATCGGTTTTCATAGTCATGTCAaagcaaagcttttttttttcttttctcatttctgcTCATTTGAAAATTAAGATCATTGTGAAAGATTGTGGTTACCTTTTTATCATGTAAGACTTTAGTCTGACTATAGAACAGCTCTTGGCTTGTAGCACTGTTATGTATTGGATTATGTGTTTCTATTTCCCTATTGTCCTTATAGTCTGGTATTTTTCACCATGGTTCTAATGCTGTTTCCTTTCAGTCTCCTCTTCAGTGAATTTCAGGGCCTCATGTGCTATGCATTTCTTCATAACTGGTTCCAGTTGGACCTGTATTACCTACTAATGGTTGTCAGGAGCTTGTCACAAACTGCTAACAAACTAGATTATTTGTATTTCCATTAGGTAAACGGATGAAGAGCTGCTCTGTTATAATAATAGCTCCTTCGGGTTGCTTTCACATTAGACACCTACTGCATGCCCCTTCCTTTCCGTTTCCTCCCTTAGTaaatacaacacaaacacacaaaagacaacaaacagTTCCTTAGTTTCATTTTTACAAAGTGATATTAAACTGTGTGGACCTTAGATAGCTGAGGGATAGGTAAGGGAGTGCTGcattgcagaaaaaaacaagataatggCTACACTAATATTGATGTGCAAGAAGAGCTTTTTAAAATCTCTATACATACAATTTTAAGTCTCTAAACAGTctcaaaacactgaaacaaacataACTGTAATGACTGCTACCCCCctcccctttttattttttatttttttgcaggtCCAAATAAAACACTTAATTAGTTCTCTTGTTTGTTTCACACCCAAAGTCCTCCTGTTGGGAGAGTCACTACTAAGTAACTGAGTCTGCCCCTCCCTAAGTCTTCAGTGTATGCCTGGTCTAACAAAACTGTCTGTAGTTTAATCTCTAGTGTTGTGAAAAGGTGGCAGAGTCATCGTAAGCTCTGTGCCACTAATCAGTCAGATTGCTTTATATTGTGTTGTTTGTAATAGTCTCTTCTATCCCATATCCTCTACAGCTGGTAGTTTGTTCTGACTTTTAATGATTGTGCAATGAAACAAATTAACGTTGTGCTCTGTTTGAGagtgtgtttattatttaattatctgTTTTTCTGCCAGAAACGACCTCTTGCTGACTTCATCGACCCTCTTGTGAACAAAAAACCCAGGATATCGCACCTCGCCAGTAAGGCTGCAACAGCCCCAGTGAATGGCAAGCTCAGCTCTTCCAATGGAAGACTAGAGACGGGGGGAGCACAGTCAGGAGTGGTGGTGTCGATGTCAGATGGCGGCATGACGTCCAACTCGCAGCACCTTTCTGTACTGGACATCCCTCGCCCTTTCGAAGCGCTGTCAGACGTCAGTAACGACTCCAGCCATAATGGGCGTGACTGCGACTCTCAGGAAATGGCTATATCCGAGAGGCTGAGTCAAACGCCTTCGGTCTGGTCCATGTCAACAGTTGCCTTCACACCTAGCATCAGCACACCATCCTCTGGAAACGTGGTCCTGGAGGGCCCACAGGACAAGGGTCCCTCATCCTTTAACAAGTCCAGAAAGAAgtcaaaaaaacataaagagaaGAGCAAAGACAAggagagggggagagagaggCAACAAGACAAGGAGGGGAAGAGTCGTGAGGAGCATGTGCCTGAGCCTAATGCAGCCTGTGAGATGAGCCCAGAAAACTTAAAAAGCAACAGTATTCCACTCAAAAGCACAGGTGAGAACAACACATAGTTCCATAGCATTACATGAAGAATATCCACAGTAAAGTACTACTCTGTATGTGGATGAACTAGTCATCACACTGAGTGGGTGACTTATCATGTGACCAGTATTTTTCACAGATTAAAGTGAGACCTATGCTGttcagctttaatttaaatatctGCTGTGACTTCAGATGGTATCTTTTAGAAGAACCCACATTAAAAATCCATTGATGCATAAACGACTCTTTGAACTGAATAAGCTTTCTGTGCTTCCAACTTTTCTGAAAAGAGCGTGTAAAGCCTGCCCTGTACAAATGACATATTCAGATTGTTTCCTCTTCTAACTGTGACCTTGTTTCAGACTTGAATGGACTGTGCAACAGTGCCAGTATTCCTTCATCATCGTCTGAGGTGGCAGACTATTTATTGTGAGTATTATTCTAAAGTTGAGCTGCTACCCATTTAAATTCTGCtcagattaatttaaataaatcagcatttcacacattttgaGGCATATCTGCATTGGTGGCACAGTGAGGCAGAGATGACCAGATGTAAGGAGAAGAGATGAAGAACACCAGTGCTAGCCAGAGAAAACATGGTGACTCAGTGTCATTTTGGCAACATGGTACAGAGTTACTGCTGGGGCAGACACGGCTTATTCATTGCTACAATTTGCACCAATAATTATACTCTTCTTCAAAGATGATATGGTCAAAcctgaacataaacatgaatCATAGATAATAAGTTTCAGTGTACATTACAATTTCTATGAAAATGATGATACTTAAGTGATAAAAGGATGAAACTGAGTTTAAATTGAAGACCAGAattagacttttaaaaaaagcccACAGGAATAAATTTAGATTGTTTTGGTTACCTTTTTAATGCCTCTCCCTTTAATAAcctaaacattttcatttcaattaatacttaaatttgatttatatttTGGGACTTTTTCTGTTAAGTTGTGCTTTCTTCCATTCCAACTTTAGGAAGTACACAGTGATTGGCTCTCCAGAGCAGCGTCAGAGGTATAAAAATGATTTCAACGCAGAGTACAGTGAGTACCGGGGTCTGCATGCTCGAATAGAGGGCATTACCCGGCAGTTCACCGTGCTCGACAATGAGCTTAAACAGCTCCAGCAAGGCACAGACAAGTACAAGGTATTTACCCAGAATGATGTGCACAaagtacttttttgttttaataaggtttttgtttctgttttttttttaatgagttaactgatgttttattcatgatACCTCccacatttttgtctttcttaaCAGACAATCCACAATCAGATACTTCAAGAgtatcataaaataaaaaaggtaagttGCGCTCCTCGAGATCGTTTCTATGAGAAACTGTCAAAGTAGATTATTGGATTCTGatgctctttattttcttttgcagacTAATCCAAACTATAGCCAAGAGAAGAACCGCTGTGAATATCTACACAACAAACTGGCACATATAAAGAAACTTATTGCGGAGTACGATCAACAGCAACTTTAAAAGTAGTAATTAGACCCTGTTCCCCTGTTATCTCTGGAAACCGAGCAGATAAAGGAAACTTTGGATTCCGCTTGCGCTAatgataaaaagttaaaaaaaaaaaaaaaaaaaacacaatgaaggGAGTCCTCCCCTCATTGGGGCCAAAGGTTCTAGTGGGGACTTAGCCGGACACATGATCCGtttcctctccttttctttttcattggaGATGTGGCTGTGCCTACTGTGGCCAGGTATGTCAGTGTAGATGAAGTGCATCCAGAAAAATAGCTTCTGTGTGGCTTTGATCTTAACAAAAATGGAAGCTTTCCAACTTTATTGGGAGACTTTCCAAACAATCTTTCCTGCTTTCAAAACTGGAGAGAGGAAGACACTGAGATGAGAATTGCAGATTGAACGCCATATGCATCTaatttgttttaagaaaaaaataaatgaatgatttattagttttgccCACATATTTAGTTGTATGGTTGAGAAGCTGAatctatttctttgtttttatttatttttcacattcactgggggtgggggggtgaaACTGTTTTACACTCCTCAGTATCAGTACTTAAAAAGCTCTCGTTTTCTGTCCTTACATCTTGAATGTCTGCCAGTATTTTATTCAGAAGCTGCCTTCCCCAACTAATTGTCAATTTGTTGGcgatatttttctttctcttttgaagAGATGCGGATATTACTGTTAAATCAAGAAATGCACAAAGTCAGACGCAGGTTTTTGCGCTTGGCTTTCCTTTTCTAAATTGATGTGTAGGTGTCTTAACAGAGAGAACATGAGTTTGCAGTCGCCTTAGAGCTgtagatttttctttgaaaGCTGTCTCGTCACTGTCATGGCGAGCTGTTACAGCAGCGTTCCTCATGTATGGGTCATCATATTCTATCACTGATAATTCCAATTCGGCTCTTTATTGGTTGTCTTTCAACTTTTCTTCATGATGGCTTTTGTAGCAACAGAGATTCCAAATTATGTGGATGGCGAATGTCAGTGTTGGTTTTCACTGTTGAAGGTCCTCGTCTTGTAAAATGAGGCTGACAGGATTCAAGTCTACAAATACAAATCTGATATCTAAACTGCATCATCAATGCcttgttaaacatgtttactgtcaaaagattaagattttttttttttcgtgtcTGCTATTCAACTCACTTGCTAATCCGTTTGAAACGACTGTTAAGATGAAGCCATCTTTGTTCATCCTCTAAGTGAAGAACCAGTTTTTTTGCCTTTTCAAATGTGATGTCACATATTCACAATGAATGGACCCTAAACTCTATTGCCTGGGTTGGCGTCCCTCTCTGAGAAGCATCTGGTTAACGAAAGGGTGAGTCGGCTTCAGTCAGCGAATGCATTTCTTCTATTGTTCTTTGTATGTGAATATGAAAAATCAGCACTTTTTCTCCTGATCTTGCTGTTACTGGGGAGGCAGGGGGTTGTCCAAATGAcacttttctctttgtccatcAGAGTGCATGCAAAATGAATGTGTTACAATGAACAATCTTTGTATCTTTTACTTGAAAAAacaaggggggaaaaaaaacaaaaggcccaaggaaattaaaatgaaaggaaaggCCTAGTCCAAGTGAATTGGTGTAATCAATTAGACATGGCTTTGACCAGCATGTGTACCAAAGTGCTTACCGAGCAGGGTGGCACAAGAAACTCTACCAAATGTCAGCAAAAGAAAGATGTTGCAGTATTCTCTGCTTCCTGTTGTAATTTCTTCAGTATGCATAATTTATATCTCAGTGGAaaatttctaatatttttctttagagAAGTGGGAGGTGGCTCttttgtttcagacatgatcgtaATATCAGTTTTCCAGTAACACTACATTAGGTTCTCATCACAGAGGGGCTGGATCAGGCACTTTACAACGCCTGGTTGACAAACGTGAAGGGTCAACACTTAACCTTGCACATTATCACAATATTTAATTAAGAGGAACATTCATCACTATTATTACTGTACTTAGTTTTCTGGAAACATTTAGATGATGCTGTATTACATTTGtattactgtttaaaaacattGTGTGATTATCAGTAAAATATACTTTGAGCCAGTGGAGAGCAAACTCAGTAATGATGCGCCAGCACAGGAGTGCCACTGTATAAGATGATTGTGCCAAAATGACCTGTTATATAGGTTTGTATTTAGttctttgggtttttttctcctttttgtccTGATTATGTACATGCTGCTGTAAAAGCAAAGAGGGCTTTGAAGACTAGTCATGAAATGTTGGCGCTAAAATCCAAAGTATACTTTTTTGAAAACCATAAGGGACTGGAACTGAAATTGATCTGTTTcaataaaattctttaaaaccCTTATGTGGGGAAATTCTGAATCAGTTGTTTGCGTTTGTTactatgatttttttcccctaagTACATGTCACAAAATTAacttgatttattaaaaaaatgtcttttgatGGAGAACAAGGGCACAAGCTTTTTCCTTAGGGACAGCAGTGCCCAACTTAATATTTTAACACTGGTCTTCTATTATTTCATTGATACAGGCTTGTAGGACAGCTCATGTCCTGTGGATGGCAGTAGTTTCATACAGTTTGTCTTTACACAGGCCTGTCACCTTGTTTTGTTCATAAATCAACAAAattctaaaaaaagaaaaaaaaaaattacaactcACGAAGTCTCCGTCTGCATTGTTTTGTATGGCTGGCAAACTCTTAAATATGATCAATAACACCTTTAGGGATCCATTTGGTGGCATGTGAATGATAGAAAAAGTGGTAAAGCTTCTCATTGTGTAGGCTATACCTTAATGCGTTGAGTCTGATTGGCATCCTTTTATAGCCCACAAACATATGTTTATGGCCAAGTCTTTTCTTCCCACTGAATCGCAGAGCCAAAAAAGGCCTTGGCATGGCAGCGTGGACAGAAGATGCTCCAGCAAGGCAGCACAGAGGACGAGGCTCGCTGTAATCCGACACGCTGTGAAAGATCCCAGAAATCTACATGGCAATTGTGTTCCAGTTGGCTGGGCTGGTCTTTGCTGTGCCTGAGCCTTGCTATGCTGGCTTCAATCCCAAAGTTGGCCTCAGCACTGCTCTGCGAGCTGAGGGGGGGGTTTGGTGTCAGCAAGTTCACTGTGGCAAGCTGCCAGCGCTCTCTCTCCTTAACATACAGTGGCATATATACTGACAtgtttagacacacacacacagcagagaggCTGAGCATTCTCCTCCCCCTCTGTGTTTCTAGGTTTTATTAGTCGGGCAGGATTTAATTTAGCCTGAGTTTTTGTGCTAAAAAAAGAGGAATCTATTTGCATCTAGGTTCAGTGCTAGCCATGCATGTCACTGCTTTAATGTAGAAATGTAGGCCATGGTTGAGATGGAGGTCACTTAGATATTTTGTGGTAACCCTGCTTTAAAGTAATTGGCTATAGAAGATGGATAGATCTCTGTGGATGATTAGTGAATTGAAGCAATTCTCAAAGAAAGATGACGAATGGTGAATATTCAGGTGCCAcattttttatctgatttcaACTCCTACATAAGCTGGATGCAAAAGTCTAGTTATAAATGGAGATGGTTCCTTTAAACAGTTATGTTTTAACTGAGTGCATTACAGCCATCACATACTTGTACAGTTTAGGCAGTCTAATATGGATTTACTTGTTAAAGACCAACATTGTGAAATATACTCAAATTCACATCCAGGTTCCGCATGGCTGAACATATGAACAATACCGGTTCTGTTTTAGATCCACAGCCAATTTTTCTGTGAATGAGtgaacttctttttttcctgacttGTTCCCATATTTACTGTATTGTTTactgaaataacaaaaaataataagtcCTACAATACTACTTccaaaaaaagttgggacatggtgtaaaataaacaaaatactaTCATTCGTAAATCTTATAAACCAACATTTTATGCGCAATAGCACATAGAAAACGTAAAAATttcaaaataagacattttcctacttaataaagaaaatgaccTCATCTTGAACTTGATGACTGCATCATTTTTCAAAGGTTGAACAGGCtcatatcttttcttttaataagaTTTTCTAAACATCTAAACTGAGGCCAGCTGCTGGACCCTTGAGAGAGGAATGTCCCATTTATGTCTGATataggattctagctgctcaacacATCTgggtcatcttttttttttatttgctttatatgATTGAAGGCAAGCCAGTCCAGCATCTGGTCTATTTCATTACCAAGCCATATTGTAATAGAGGCAGcatgtcttgctgaaatatacAAGGTCTTCCTTGAAGATGGCATAATATTGATCGGAATATATATTGCTCTAAAACcttttatacatatacataaaacTTATATATTATTTGGAATTGATGGTCCATTTCCAGACCTGCAAGGGGAAAACTGTGGCAATCCCACCAGCATTAATGCTggtctgtttttaatgaaatataatgTGAGGACCCAAAGGTCGTGGGCATCCAATATTTTCAGCTGTGTTGTTTGAATAGAAATTTCTCCAGATACTCAAACTTTTGATGCTATAATGTGCaacagatgatggaaaatgaAGTCTTCCCAGTTATatgttgaaatatttttctgaaatggTTCCAAAATTTGTagagcagtttttttctttctctaccTGTCTTTACTtatgagagactctgcctctcactGGTGCTCTTTTTGTACCCAATAATGTAACTGACCTAAATCAATCAAACCTAATTAGTTGCAAAAGTCTCCCACTGTTCTAAGTACCACTTACTTTTACAGCCTTTTGTAAATCCTTTTCCaacaacttttttaaatttccaaaataaacttacatttttcatgaaatagtcAAATGTTTAACTTTCAGCATTTGATATGTTTTTGCGTTCACGGActtgtgtttatatttacatttctaCACAACAATCTAACTTTTTTGGAAGTGGGATTGGTTTTCTTGCACAGCTAGTCTCAGTTGTGTTGTGAACTCTACATAATTACTATAATATGCTGTAATTTGCCTCTGCTGCACCATGTACTTTGAATGACGCTCATATTCACAACAGATGTATGACTAACTATTCTAATTGCAGTTATAGTACATTAAATGTCTCTGCAACAAAAttgcaagattaaaaaaaaaaagttcttttgtAAATATACTTGCGACACAGCTCTACCATTTAAGACTTTGATCATGCTCATCgatctgtatttgtgtatttatcaAAGGTCGGCTCCATATCTGTGCTGcaaatttaatataaacagCAGTGTTCTAAATTCTCATCggacagaaaatgtgaaacaaatgtcaaagaaaatggcttccccccccccccccccccccccccttttttttttaagtttttgtttacatttgaaaTCATAACTTGGGGAACTCTCTCTGACACACAGAGAAATTccacacaaccaaaacatttttctctgtgtAGCCATTTACAGCAGGCTTCCCTTCTTCCAGTGGGTGTGTAGATCTCCTGTTGTAGTATGTTATGAGAAGGATAGAGTGTTGTCCTATTTGATATAAATGGTTTGAGGAACAGGACACTAGACAATGCAGTTACGATGGATGTCATTCAGCAATGGAATGGTCCCCTGTTATTTAGTTTATATAATAATCCCCATTATCAAAGAAGAAAATTGTAAATGTGTGTCTGACATGGTTGcaaattatgttaaaatgtgTGCATTTAACTCCGTTACACAGTTACAAGACAAGGccttttacaaataaaatgaatgggTTCAATGTTTGGCTTAATGACAGCTTGCTATAATGATTTCAAGTTCAGATCATTTGTGACATATTCAGATAATTATCGTATACCTTATTAGTAGTGGGTTGGACCCtctttttgccttcagaactgcctccATTTGTTATGGCTTAGATTCAGCAAGGTGTTGGAGGCATTGCTCAgaaattttgctccatattaacatgataCTATCACACAGTAGCTGCAGATTTCTCAGCTGCACGTCCATGATGAGAATATCTCATTGCACCACAGGTTCTcttattggattgagatctggtggatATGGAGGCAATTGGAGTATAGTGAATTAATtgtcatgtaaaaaacaaacaacaacaaaaaaaaaaaaaaaacagttggagATAATTTAAGCTTTACATTACAATCATTTAGctgacgcttttatccaaagcaacttacagtggccctgcgatggacgggtgcaccctgcctctcacctgctaaaatgctgggataggttccagcttACCTGTGACcagtaatggactaagcggtacaaaTAATGGATGACTTACAATGGTTAGGCAGTAGGGTTAGGGTCTTTCACTAAATACCCAACTGAAAGGTGTTGTTATTCGTCCCCTAGGGGATTTGAACCCTGATGCTCGACCAACTGTGCTTTATGAGATGGTGCGTTATGCTGCCGGAAaaagccatcagaagatggtacactgtggtcacAAAACAATAGACATGGTCAGCAATAATACTCAGGTGGGCTGTAATGTTTAAATGATGCTCTCTAGGTACAAGGGGGCTCAACGTGTGCTCAAAAAATGCCACCCCCATGTTTGTGTgaaaaaatcccagtagatcagcagtttctgaaatagtCTGACTAGCCTGTCAGGCATCAATACTCATGCCActttcaaagtgttttaaatcCTTGTTCTTCATagaacattttaagtcttatttcACTCAATTTCAAatgcaattttttaaatgtattctgttttgtttttgtgtgtagtaCAAGATTTTGAGATGTTTTCCATTTCattgctgtttttgtaaaatctgTCATTTCTATAATTCCTTTACTCCagtgttttaatgtttgctaaaattattgtgtattttattttctgttgttttgttaatGTGGTGTTGCTTTTCAttgttctttgtatttttgtttaggtatattttctgaaatgttttttttttgtgtgtgtgtgtttttgtgtgtgcgcatgtgtttcttttctttttctttttttctttttctggtgcCCTATTGTTTTGGTACTCCCACAGACCTAATCATTCAGATAAACCtaattatttaaagattttttaaattactaTAACAATATAATTaagattttataattaaaatgacattgtGAAAAATATGAAAGATACAGTATGAAAAATTTTAATAGTGTACAGTTCCCTCTGAAGTctaatttttatgttaattgatttttttatggtAATTGAAAATTGGGTAAATAGCTTCAAATTAAGCTTACATGTACATTAATTATTAAGTTCCGTGAGTAGGTGACTGCGTAAATGGATATTTCGTGCACTTAGATGTAAAAGATTCGTGATGTCACGTCTCTCACGCATCATGGGACGGTGGCCCACGCTCACTCCTCTCGATGACGTCTGCGTCCTCCCCGCTGCCAGTGACCCCCTGCCATATTTATTCATGCCGGGCAAGATGGCGGCGATACGGTGTTATTGCCAGTGGACATAACAAGgcattttattcaaaatataTAGCCAGCCAGATATTAGTATAGACTCGGCCgtgttgtgtgtgtatttatcaCGTAACGT is a window encoding:
- the ell gene encoding RNA polymerase II elongation factor ELL, with the protein product MAALKEEQCYGLSCGRVSNGSNITVFHVKLTDSALKAFEGYQSSKVLSSRPLIRFNGNQGKISIPRSENSSELQTFTFDLSNVGRDNPQGSFDCIQQYISSEGSIQLDCLGGIQDKITVRATDDSYQKARESMAQVEEETRSRSAIVIKPGGRYVGKKVQIRKPAPVPSDIAPLRRTSRPVLISSSTQKKGTTQHRPLRERLIHLLALKPYKKPELILRLQKDGLSQLDKDSLDSHLQQVANLNGRENTFTLKDFMYKEIQKDWPGYTEGDQQLLKRILFRKQQAQNSSAPLPESPPKELASSSPSQKRPLADFIDPLVNKKPRISHLASKAATAPVNGKLSSSNGRLETGGAQSGVVVSMSDGGMTSNSQHLSVLDIPRPFEALSDVSNDSSHNGRDCDSQEMAISERLSQTPSVWSMSTVAFTPSISTPSSGNVVLEGPQDKGPSSFNKSRKKSKKHKEKSKDKERGRERQQDKEGKSREEHVPEPNAACEMSPENLKSNSIPLKSTDLNGLCNSASIPSSSSEVADYLLKYTVIGSPEQRQRYKNDFNAEYSEYRGLHARIEGITRQFTVLDNELKQLQQGTDKYKTIHNQILQEYHKIKKTNPNYSQEKNRCEYLHNKLAHIKKLIAEYDQQQL